One Paraburkholderia dioscoreae DNA segment encodes these proteins:
- a CDS encoding cytochrome b, with protein sequence MAIEHEVETTGLVGWIDRRFPLTSTWKKHVSEYYAPKNFNFWYFFGSLALLVLVNQVVTGIFLTMNYKPDATLAFSSVEYIMREVPWGWLIRYMHSTGASMFFVVVYLHMFRGLMYGSYRKPRELVWIFGCAIFLCLMAEAFFGYLLPWGQMSFWGAQVIVNLFSAIPFIGPDLSLWIRGDYVVSDVTLNRFFAFHVIAIPLVLIGLVVAHLVALHEVGSNNPDGIEIKAKKDPDGIPLDGIPFHPYYSVHDFMGVTVFLFIFAAIIFFAPEMGGYFLEANNFVPANPLQTPPEIAPVWYFTAFYAMLRATTDPFKIVLMVVIALLGLLALVRARGKWRLGLPVLAVLVILAMAFTESKFWGVVVMGSAVVSLFFLPWLDRSPVKSIRYRPFFHKVFYGIFVAAFLTLAFLGTKPPSPAATLIAQICALIYFAFFLGMPFWTRLGTFKQPPERVRFKPH encoded by the coding sequence ATGGCGATCGAACACGAAGTAGAGACGACCGGGCTGGTCGGCTGGATCGACCGGCGCTTTCCGCTGACCTCCACCTGGAAGAAGCACGTTTCCGAGTACTACGCGCCGAAGAACTTCAACTTCTGGTACTTCTTCGGTTCGCTCGCGCTGCTGGTGCTGGTCAATCAGGTCGTGACTGGCATTTTCCTCACCATGAACTACAAGCCCGACGCGACGCTCGCGTTCTCGTCGGTCGAGTACATCATGCGCGAGGTGCCGTGGGGCTGGCTGATCCGTTACATGCATTCCACGGGCGCGTCGATGTTTTTCGTCGTCGTCTATCTGCACATGTTCCGCGGGCTGATGTACGGCTCGTACCGCAAGCCGCGCGAACTGGTGTGGATCTTCGGCTGCGCGATTTTCCTGTGCCTGATGGCCGAGGCGTTTTTCGGCTATCTGCTGCCGTGGGGCCAGATGTCGTTCTGGGGCGCGCAGGTGATCGTGAACCTGTTCTCGGCGATTCCGTTCATCGGGCCGGATCTGTCGCTGTGGATTCGCGGCGACTATGTAGTCTCGGACGTCACGCTGAACCGCTTCTTCGCGTTTCATGTGATTGCGATTCCGCTCGTGCTGATCGGTCTGGTGGTCGCCCACCTGGTCGCGCTGCATGAAGTCGGTTCGAACAATCCGGACGGCATCGAGATCAAGGCGAAGAAGGACCCGGACGGCATTCCGCTCGACGGCATTCCGTTCCACCCGTACTACTCGGTGCACGACTTCATGGGCGTGACGGTGTTTCTGTTTATCTTCGCCGCGATCATCTTCTTCGCGCCGGAGATGGGCGGCTACTTCCTCGAAGCGAACAACTTTGTGCCGGCCAACCCGCTGCAAACGCCGCCCGAAATCGCGCCGGTATGGTACTTCACCGCTTTCTACGCGATGCTGCGCGCCACCACCGATCCGTTCAAGATCGTGCTGATGGTCGTGATCGCGCTGCTCGGCCTGCTCGCGCTGGTGCGCGCGCGCGGCAAGTGGAGGCTCGGTCTGCCGGTGCTCGCGGTGCTGGTGATTCTGGCTATGGCGTTCACCGAATCGAAGTTCTGGGGCGTGGTGGTGATGGGCAGCGCGGTCGTTTCGCTGTTCTTCCTGCCGTGGCTCGACCGCTCGCCGGTCAAGTCGATCCGGTATCGGCCGTTTTTTCACAAAGTGTTCTATGGCATCTTCGTGGCCGCGTTTCTGACTTTGGCCTTTCTCGGCACCAAACCGCCGTCGCCGGCCGCCACGCTGATCGCCCAGATCTGCGCACTGATCTACTTCGCGTTTTTCCTCGGTATGCCGTTCTGGACGCGGCTTGGCACGTTCAAGCAGCCGCCCGAACGGGTGCGGTTCAAGCCTCACTAA